A part of Paenibacillus sp. sptzw28 genomic DNA contains:
- a CDS encoding response regulator, which translates to MYKVLVVDDEPAIRQGLLKIVDWEALGFFVVGDVSNGRKAVALHQELSPELIVIDIRMPGMDGLQAIREIRKTDGDCQFLILSGYADFAYAKQAIEMNVSGYVLKPIDKKELREELLRIRAKLDQLSGRAKLSEFHTDALREELILKLIAAEAADAAELESELVHLTSFAGKSKQILLVEAEDFSNAGPGYLESVKTRWLEAVEAESLGYGFQTGPYIGFLLKEDLNRSDVKNEWTRLLQDACGHKLGFTAAAGQIVCELADIRQSHEGALRLLENRFLLAEGQIHMATEPVLSHFATEPNRHAPPNLEALSTKLFYMLDLGRGEGVAETLEEAGRAIAAYDSSETAIKTGLAQVLSVALSNLAALHQSVNIQDYAPLLAEIHQHSHYDRVMSAANSQLAELAGRLGGDGSLPVVKQVMDFIQRHYHENLKLETMAEMFNYNKGYLGRMFKQHTGDSFHTFLDKVRIQQASRLLREGHKVYEVSELVGYPNVSYFHSKFKKYVGASPSSIKGAPPKAKTFSLETS; encoded by the coding sequence ATGTATAAAGTGCTAGTGGTCGACGACGAACCGGCAATCCGGCAGGGGCTTCTGAAAATTGTCGATTGGGAAGCGCTCGGCTTCTTCGTAGTAGGAGACGTCTCAAACGGAAGAAAAGCGGTTGCCCTCCATCAGGAGCTTTCTCCTGAACTGATCGTCATTGATATCCGGATGCCGGGCATGGATGGTCTTCAAGCGATCCGCGAAATTCGCAAGACGGATGGGGATTGCCAATTTCTTATCCTGAGCGGATACGCCGATTTTGCCTACGCCAAGCAAGCCATCGAGATGAACGTGAGCGGCTATGTGCTCAAGCCGATCGATAAAAAGGAACTAAGGGAGGAACTGCTGCGCATCAGAGCCAAACTGGATCAGTTGTCAGGTCGCGCAAAATTGTCCGAATTCCATACCGATGCGCTACGGGAGGAACTTATCCTCAAGTTGATCGCGGCTGAAGCTGCAGACGCTGCGGAACTGGAAAGCGAACTTGTGCACTTAACCAGCTTCGCAGGGAAATCCAAGCAGATTCTGTTGGTTGAGGCGGAGGACTTCTCTAATGCAGGACCTGGATATCTGGAGTCGGTCAAGACGAGATGGCTGGAAGCCGTGGAGGCGGAGAGCCTCGGGTACGGGTTTCAGACCGGACCGTATATCGGATTCCTGTTGAAGGAAGATCTGAACCGGTCCGACGTCAAAAACGAATGGACCCGGCTTCTGCAAGACGCCTGCGGGCATAAGCTGGGCTTCACTGCTGCCGCTGGACAGATTGTCTGTGAACTTGCGGATATCCGTCAATCGCACGAGGGTGCCTTGAGATTGTTGGAAAACCGCTTCCTGCTTGCTGAAGGGCAGATCCACATGGCGACGGAACCGGTCTTAAGCCATTTTGCGACGGAGCCGAACAGGCATGCTCCTCCGAATTTGGAGGCGCTCTCAACCAAGCTGTTCTATATGCTGGATCTCGGTAGAGGCGAGGGGGTGGCGGAGACGCTTGAAGAAGCGGGAAGGGCAATTGCGGCTTACGATTCTTCCGAAACCGCGATCAAGACTGGCCTGGCCCAAGTGTTGTCCGTTGCGCTGAGCAATCTGGCGGCTCTCCATCAAAGCGTCAATATCCAGGATTATGCGCCTCTGCTTGCCGAGATTCACCAGCACAGCCATTACGATAGGGTGATGAGCGCCGCTAATTCCCAGCTCGCCGAACTGGCGGGAAGACTGGGAGGGGACGGCAGCCTGCCTGTGGTCAAGCAAGTGATGGATTTTATCCAGCGGCATTACCATGAAAATCTAAAGCTGGAGACGATGGCGGAGATGTTCAATTACAACAAGGGGTATTTGGGCAGAATGTTCAAGCAGCATACAGGAGACTCGTTCCATACCTTCTTGGATAAGGTCCGTATTCAGCAAGCGAGCCGTCTCCTCAGGGAAGGACACAAAGTCTACGAGGTCTCGGAGCTCGTAGGTTATCCCAATGTGAGTTATTTCCATAGCAAATTCAAGAAA